The following coding sequences are from one Mugil cephalus isolate CIBA_MC_2020 chromosome 9, CIBA_Mcephalus_1.1, whole genome shotgun sequence window:
- the tpst1 gene encoding protein-tyrosine sulfotransferase 1 isoform X1, which translates to MIGKLKQNLLVACLVISSVTVFYLGRHAMECHHRIEERSQPGGFLPLSALGGSMRTTLRTGQNLSTPFVYNKDMPLVFIGGVPRSGTTLMRAMLDAHPEVRCGEETRVIPRILAMKQMWSRSGREKMRLDEAGVTDEVLDAAMQAFLLEIIVKHGEPANFLCNKDPFALKSLSYLAKIFPRAKFVLMIRDGRASVHSMISRKVTIAGFDLGSYRDCLTKWNRAIETMYTQCLDAADKCLPVRYEQLVLHPEKWMRTLLKFLDIPWNDAVLHHEELIGKAGGVSLSKVERSTDQVIKPVNVEALSKWVGKIPADVVKDMAVIAPMLSRLGYDPHANPPNYGRPDPKVLDNTRRVFKGEFQLPDFLKEQSQIQKSAEKPNPS; encoded by the exons ATGATTGGCAAGCTGAAACAGAACTTGCTGGTGGCCTGTCTGGTCATCAGCTCAGTCACGGTCTTTTACCTGGGCCGCCACGCCATGGAGTGCCACCACCGCATTGAGGAGCGCAGCCAGCCAGGTGGATTCTTGCCGCTGTCAGCTCTGGGCGGCAGCATGCGGACCACCTTAAGGACTGGCCAGAATCTCAGCACGccttttgtttacaacaaagaCATGCCACTCGTCTTCATCGGTGGCGTGCCCCGAAGTGGGACCACGTTGATGCGAGCCATGCTGGATGCCCACCCAGAGGTGCGCTGTGGTGAAGAAACCCGTGTCATCCCGCGTATACTGGCCATGAAGCAGATGTGGAGCCGCTCGGGCCGGGAGAAGATGCGTCTGGACGAGGCTGGTGTGACAGATGAGGTGCTGGACGCCGCCATGCAGGCCTTCCTGCTGGAAATCATTGTCAAACATGGTGAACCTGCCAACTTCCTGTGCAACAAGGACCCCTTCGCACTGAAGTCGCTTTCTTACCTGGCCAAGATTTTCCCACGTGCCAAGTTTGTGCTCATGATTCGTGATGGTCGTGCTTCAGTCCACTCCATGATCTCACGGAAGGTGACCATCGCCGGCTTTGATTTGGGTAGCTACCGGGACTGCCTGACCAAGTGGAATCGGGCCATAGAAACAATGTACACTCAGTGCCTGGATGCAGCGGACAAATGCCTCCCTGTGCGCTATGAACAATTGGTCCTCCATCCTGAGAAATGGATGCGGACGCTGCTGAAATTCCTAGACATTCCTTGGAATGATGCTGTTCTCCACCACGAGGAGCTTATTGGGAAAGCTGGAGGAGTGTCCCTCTCCAA GGTGGAGAGATCCACAGACCAGGTCATCAAGCCAGTCAATGTGGAGGCTTTGTCCAAGTGGGTTGGGAAGATCCCAGCTGACGTGGTGAAGGACATGGCTGTCATCGCTCCCATGCTCTCCAGGCTGGGATACGACCCACACGCCAACCCTCCCAACTACGGTCGTCCAGACCCCAAAGTATTAGACAACACCAGAAGG
- the tpst1 gene encoding protein-tyrosine sulfotransferase 1 isoform X2 → MIGKLKQNLLVACLVISSVTVFYLGRHAMECHHRIEERSQPGGFLPLSALGGSMRTTLRTGQNLSTPFVYNKDMPLVFIGGVPRSGTTLMRAMLDAHPEVRCGEETRVIPRILAMKQMWSRSGREKMRLDEAGVTDEVLDAAMQAFLLEIIVKHGEPANFLCNKDPFALKSLSYLAKIFPRAKFVLMIRDGRASVHSMISRKVTIAGFDLGSYRDCLTKWNRAIETMYTQCLDAADKCLPVRYEQLVLHPEKWMRTLLKFLDIPWNDAVLHHEELIGKAGGVSLSKVERSTDQVIKPVNVEALSKWVGKIPADVVKDMAVIAPMLSRLGYDPHANPPNYGRPDPKVLDNTRRIQKSAEKPNPS, encoded by the exons ATGATTGGCAAGCTGAAACAGAACTTGCTGGTGGCCTGTCTGGTCATCAGCTCAGTCACGGTCTTTTACCTGGGCCGCCACGCCATGGAGTGCCACCACCGCATTGAGGAGCGCAGCCAGCCAGGTGGATTCTTGCCGCTGTCAGCTCTGGGCGGCAGCATGCGGACCACCTTAAGGACTGGCCAGAATCTCAGCACGccttttgtttacaacaaagaCATGCCACTCGTCTTCATCGGTGGCGTGCCCCGAAGTGGGACCACGTTGATGCGAGCCATGCTGGATGCCCACCCAGAGGTGCGCTGTGGTGAAGAAACCCGTGTCATCCCGCGTATACTGGCCATGAAGCAGATGTGGAGCCGCTCGGGCCGGGAGAAGATGCGTCTGGACGAGGCTGGTGTGACAGATGAGGTGCTGGACGCCGCCATGCAGGCCTTCCTGCTGGAAATCATTGTCAAACATGGTGAACCTGCCAACTTCCTGTGCAACAAGGACCCCTTCGCACTGAAGTCGCTTTCTTACCTGGCCAAGATTTTCCCACGTGCCAAGTTTGTGCTCATGATTCGTGATGGTCGTGCTTCAGTCCACTCCATGATCTCACGGAAGGTGACCATCGCCGGCTTTGATTTGGGTAGCTACCGGGACTGCCTGACCAAGTGGAATCGGGCCATAGAAACAATGTACACTCAGTGCCTGGATGCAGCGGACAAATGCCTCCCTGTGCGCTATGAACAATTGGTCCTCCATCCTGAGAAATGGATGCGGACGCTGCTGAAATTCCTAGACATTCCTTGGAATGATGCTGTTCTCCACCACGAGGAGCTTATTGGGAAAGCTGGAGGAGTGTCCCTCTCCAA GGTGGAGAGATCCACAGACCAGGTCATCAAGCCAGTCAATGTGGAGGCTTTGTCCAAGTGGGTTGGGAAGATCCCAGCTGACGTGGTGAAGGACATGGCTGTCATCGCTCCCATGCTCTCCAGGCTGGGATACGACCCACACGCCAACCCTCCCAACTACGGTCGTCCAGACCCCAAAGTATTAGACAACACCAGAAGG